One Etheostoma cragini isolate CJK2018 chromosome 18, CSU_Ecrag_1.0, whole genome shotgun sequence DNA window includes the following coding sequences:
- the dusp10 gene encoding dual specificity protein phosphatase 10 isoform X1: MPPSPLDDRIVVALPRPIRPQELQLRLDTSYLDSISTSSSNTTVISTTVVKIRATANLVTYMPSSKGSTRSLSCGCSSASCCSVTTYEKDSQSLNHSQVSASSPNLSYAGPPTAMVSNHEALSAPSLTPGTPKALSAVRVIHPNELARRMTCCPMGHPIGPVPVIIDCRPFMEYNKSHIRGAVHINCSDKISRRRLQQGKITVLDLISCREGKDSYKGIFSKEIVVYDESTMDPNRLTFSQPLHVVLESLRTEGKDPFILKGGLSCFRQSHENLCEHSLHLHEGMDTGAAAGLTGSLPHSLPSTPDIENAELTPILPFLYLGNEHDAQDIHLLQRYNIGYILNVTTHLPLFHYDTGLFIYKRLPATDSNKQNLRQYFEEAFEFIEEAHQAGMGLLIHCQAGVSRSATIVIAYLMKHTWMTMTDAYKFVKTRRPIISPNLNFMGQLLEFEEDLNNGITPRILTPKLIGVETVV; this comes from the exons ATGCCTCCATCTCCTCTTGACGACAGAATTGTGGTGGCGCTGCCAAGGCCGATCCGACCTCAGGAACTCCAACTGCGCCTGGACACCAGCTACCTGGACTCCATttccaccagcagcagcaacacaacaGTCATCAGCACCACTGTGGTGAAGATCCGGGCGACGGCCAATCTTGTAACGTATATGCCCTCATCCAAGGGCTCCACGCGCTCATTGTCGTGTGGATGCAGCAGTGCCAGCTGCTGCTCAGTGACTACCTATGAGAAGGACAGCCAGAGCCTCAACCACAGCCAGGTGAGCGCCAGCAGCCCCAACCTCAGCTATGCCGGGCCCCCCACTGCAATGGTCAGCAACCATGAAGCATTAAGTGCCCCCAGTCTCACCCCTGGTACCCCAAAGGCCCTGTCAGCCGTGAGGGTCATCCATCCCAATGAGCTGGCCAGGCGGATGACATGCTGCCCCATGGGACACCCCATAGGCCCCGTGCCGGTCATCATCGACTGCCGGCCCTTCATGGAGTACAACAAGAGCCACATCCGGGGGGCCGTGCACATCAACTGCTCTGACAAGATCAGCCGGCGGCGGCTGCAGCAGGGCAAGATCACTGTACTAGACCTCATCTCTTGCCGCGAGGGCAAGGACTCTTATAAGGGCATCTTCTCCAAAGAGATTGTGGTTTATGATGAGAGCACCATGGACCCCAACCGCCTGACATTCTCCCAACCACTGCATGTGGTGCTGGAGTCACTGAGGACGGAGGGCAAGGACCCTTTCATTCTCAAAG GAGGCCTTAGCTGTTTCAGGCAGAGCCACGAGAACCTGTGCGAGCACTCGCTGCACCTTCACGAGGGCATGGAcactggtgctgctgctggcctgACGGGGTCGCTACCTCATTCCCTGCCCTCTACCCCGGACATAGAGAACGCAGAGCTGACACCAATCCTGCCCTTCCTATATCTGGGGAATGAGCACGACGCTCAGGACATCCACCTGCTGCAACGCTACAACATTGGCTACATCCTAAACGTGACAACCCACCTGCCGCTCTTCCACTACGACACGGGCCTCTTCATCTACAAGCGCCTGCCCGCCACAGACAGCAACAAGCAGAACCTGCGCCAGTACTTTGAGGAGGCGTTTGAATTCATCG AGGAAGCACATCAAGCAGGTATGGGCCTTCTGATCCACTGCCAGGCAGGCGTGTCTCGTTCAGCCACCATTGTGATCGCCTACCTGATGAAGCACACCTGGATGACCATGACAGACGCCTACAAGTTTGTCAAAACCAGGAGGCCCATCATCTCCCCAAACCTCAACTTCATGGGCCAGCTGTTGGAGTTTGAGGAGGACCTCAACAATGGAATAACGCCACGAATCCTTACACCAAAGCTGATTGGTGTGGAAACCGTCGTCTAA
- the dusp10 gene encoding dual specificity protein phosphatase 10 isoform X2, with the protein MPPSPLDDRIVVALPRPIRPQELQLRLDTSYLDSISTSSSNTTVISTTVVKIRATANLVTYMPSSKGSTRSLSCGCSSASCCSVTTYEKDSQSLNHSQVSASSPNLSYAGPPTAMVSNHEALSAPSLTPGTPKALSAVRVIHPNELARRMTCCPMGHPIGPVPVIIDCRPFMEYNKSHIRGAVHINCSDKISRRRLQQGKITVLDLISCREGKDSYKGIFSKEIVVYDESTMDPNRLTFSQPLHVVLESLRTEGKDPFILKGGLSCFRQSHENLCEHSLHLHEGMDTGAAAGLTGSLPHSLPSTPDIENAELTPILPFLYLGNEHDAQDIHLLQRYNIGYILNVTTHLPLFHYDTGLFIYKRLPATDSNKQNLRQYFEEAFEFIGIKTLNVFTTDVGSTSSRYGPSDPLPGRRVSFSHHCDRLPDEAHLDDHDRRLQVCQNQEAHHLPKPQLHGPAVGV; encoded by the exons ATGCCTCCATCTCCTCTTGACGACAGAATTGTGGTGGCGCTGCCAAGGCCGATCCGACCTCAGGAACTCCAACTGCGCCTGGACACCAGCTACCTGGACTCCATttccaccagcagcagcaacacaacaGTCATCAGCACCACTGTGGTGAAGATCCGGGCGACGGCCAATCTTGTAACGTATATGCCCTCATCCAAGGGCTCCACGCGCTCATTGTCGTGTGGATGCAGCAGTGCCAGCTGCTGCTCAGTGACTACCTATGAGAAGGACAGCCAGAGCCTCAACCACAGCCAGGTGAGCGCCAGCAGCCCCAACCTCAGCTATGCCGGGCCCCCCACTGCAATGGTCAGCAACCATGAAGCATTAAGTGCCCCCAGTCTCACCCCTGGTACCCCAAAGGCCCTGTCAGCCGTGAGGGTCATCCATCCCAATGAGCTGGCCAGGCGGATGACATGCTGCCCCATGGGACACCCCATAGGCCCCGTGCCGGTCATCATCGACTGCCGGCCCTTCATGGAGTACAACAAGAGCCACATCCGGGGGGCCGTGCACATCAACTGCTCTGACAAGATCAGCCGGCGGCGGCTGCAGCAGGGCAAGATCACTGTACTAGACCTCATCTCTTGCCGCGAGGGCAAGGACTCTTATAAGGGCATCTTCTCCAAAGAGATTGTGGTTTATGATGAGAGCACCATGGACCCCAACCGCCTGACATTCTCCCAACCACTGCATGTGGTGCTGGAGTCACTGAGGACGGAGGGCAAGGACCCTTTCATTCTCAAAG GAGGCCTTAGCTGTTTCAGGCAGAGCCACGAGAACCTGTGCGAGCACTCGCTGCACCTTCACGAGGGCATGGAcactggtgctgctgctggcctgACGGGGTCGCTACCTCATTCCCTGCCCTCTACCCCGGACATAGAGAACGCAGAGCTGACACCAATCCTGCCCTTCCTATATCTGGGGAATGAGCACGACGCTCAGGACATCCACCTGCTGCAACGCTACAACATTGGCTACATCCTAAACGTGACAACCCACCTGCCGCTCTTCCACTACGACACGGGCCTCTTCATCTACAAGCGCCTGCCCGCCACAGACAGCAACAAGCAGAACCTGCGCCAGTACTTTGAGGAGGCGTTTGAATTCATCGGtataaaaactttgaatgttttCACCACAGATGT AGGAAGCACATCAAGCAGGTATGGGCCTTCTGATCCACTGCCAGGCAGGCGTGTCTCGTTCAGCCACCATTGTGATCGCCTACCTGATGAAGCACACCTGGATGACCATGACAGACGCCTACAAGTTTGTCAAAACCAGGAGGCCCATCATCTCCCCAAACCTCAACTTCATGGGCCAGCTGTTGGAGTTTGA